The Candidatus Desulfatibia profunda genome includes the window TGGTTCGATGTCTTGCATCCCTTTTTATATAACCCTCGGCAGTTAATTTAACCCCGATTTTTTGGGCCAGCTTCACCTCCGGCATATAACCGATCGCCACAAAAACGCCGTCAATATCAACCGTCGATTCCTCACCGGTTTGGTTGTTATAGACAAGAATCTGCCGAACCCGTTCCTCCCCCCGAATCTCCCTGACTTCCGTATTCCAGAGAACCGGTATGTCGTTCTGCATCAGATTTTTAACCAAAACTTCCTGTGCTCTCAGGGATTCACGCCAGTGTATCAGCGTTACATCCACCCCCATGTGATACAGATGGAGGGCTTCGGTAACGGCGCTGTTTCCCCCTCCGACCATCACCACTTTCTTGCCTTTAAACAGCGGTCCGTCACAGGTGCTGCAATAGCTCACACCCCTGCCCGCAAGCCGCGATTCCCCCGGAACCCCTATATGTTTATGGCTGGCGCCGGTTGCCAAAAGGACGCTCTTTGTCTGAAATTTCCGCCGGCTGGTTAAAACGGTTATGGGATCACCGGGATGAATATCGCGGACCTCTTCACCCTGAAAAATCTGAACATACTCCAGGGCATGGCTGACCATGATGTCCACCAGAGTTTTGCCGCCGACCTGGGTGAATCCCGGATAGTTTTCAACCACCGGAGTCGTAGCGACCTGCCCCCCCAATACTCCCCGCTCGATCACTGCGGCCTTCATTCCGCTGCGAACCGCATAAATGCCGGCCGTCAGACCGGCCGGCCCTCCTCCGACGATGACAACGTCGGTTTCAACGAGTTCGGCATCGCTTTCCGGAATAAATACAGTCTGCGGTTCCATTTTCTCAAGGGAAGCCGCAAAGACTTCCTCAGACTGCGCCCCCATCCCGATCAGAATATCATTGGCAAACGTCTGAGGCACACTGTGGGCTGAATATTGCTGTGCTATTTCAGGCTTGCACTGGATATCAATGATCTCCAGGGAAATCAGTTCCGGCAGTTCAATGGCCGCTTTGACCGCATTGACGGCCTGCTGGGGACAGTAGGGACAGGTGGGGCTGACAAAGACCTTGATATTCCTGGGAGTATTGATTTTTTTTATCACCTTGAGGGCTTGTCCACCAAGATGGCTTTTGCCCAGACCCACAAGCAGCAGCGTTTCCATAAAGGTACGTCCTTCTTCGCCCATGGGCGCCCCGAGCCATCGGATGGAATACCGCTCCGGGGAGATCATCAGTGTGGGTGAGCTGTTTACATTCCATTTACGGGCCAGATCGTGTTCCAAATCAAATTCCCGAAACGCTATTCTTGATGTCAGTTCACGAAAAGCCCTAACGACCTGTCGGTTGGCCTGAGTAAAAACATCATCGTTTGCCGCACTTGTGAACATATAGAGATCGATGTCGTAGGGCATATTCTCAAACGTATTTTTGATTTGGCTTATAACATGTTCACTTCCCGCTCCGGCAAGTTGCCGCCGATCCTCGGAATTAACCATAACCACCTCCTTTACTTCTTTAAGCCCTTCAGCACTTTTTCTGCCGCTCTTACCGTGGCGTCAATATGATCCAAACCATGAGCCGCTGAAACAAAAAAGGCTTCAAATTGAGAAGGGGCCAGATATACGCCCTCTCGAAGCATGCCTTTGTAATACGCTGAAAACATTTCAAGGTCGCTGGTCTTGGCATCCGCAAAATTCTTAACTTCGATGTCCGTAAAAAACAGGCCCAGCATTGACCCGGCCCTGTCGACCACGGCGTTGATGCCTGCATCTTTTACAGCTTTTTCAAGACCAACGGCCAGACGCTGTGCTTTTTCGTCCAAAGCATCATAAAAACCGGGAGCCTGGAGTTGCCTCAGGGTTGCAATGCCGGCAGCCATGGCCAGGGGATTCCCTGATAAGGTTCCGGCCTGATATACCGGTCCCTGGGGCGCCATGTGTTCCATGATCTCGCGCCTGCCGCCATAAGCTCCCACCGGCAAACCGCCGCCGATGATTTTGCCGAGACAGGTTACATCCGGAAAAATTCCATACACCGATTGAGCCCCGCCGAGCGCCAACCTGAAACCGGTCATGACCTCATCAAATATCAGGATGCTGCCGTAGCGGTCGCTCACCTGTCTTAATGTTTCCAGAAAACCGTCCGCCGGTGGAACCAGCCCCATGTTTCCGGCAACAGGCTCGACGATGATGCCGGCAATCTTCTGGCCCTGCTCGTCCATTACCTTCCTGACACGTTCGCTGTCATTGTAAGGCAGTGAAAGGGTATGCATTACAAATGACTGCGGAACGCCGGGACTCCCGGGGATACTCAATGTGGCAACGCCCGAACCTGCCGCCACAAGCAGGGTGTCGGCATGACCATGGTAGCACCCGTCAAATTTGATGATGGTGTCCCGGCCGGTGACCCCCCGGGCAAGCCGGATGGCACTCATGGTCGCTTCTGTGCCGGAATTCACCATGCGAACCATCTCAATGGAAGGAACGGCATCGATGACCATCTCGGCCAGTGTGATTTCAAGCTCCGTAGGCGCACCAAAACTGGTACCTCTCTTTAAAGCATCGGAAATTGCCGCCGTCACCGCAGGATGGCTGTGCCCGAGGATCATGGGTCCCCACGAACCGATATAATCGATAAAGCTGTTGCCGTCTTCATCATACACCCTGCACCCGTCCGCACGCTTGATAAAGAGCGGCTCCGTACCCACCGATCGACAAGCGCGCACCGGACTGTTCACGCCACCGGGGATTATTTTTACAGCTCGACCAAAAAGTTTTTGAGAATTTTCAGTGTTCATCGCTTCAGCATCCTTTCCCTTGAACCTTTGAACTCTTGAACCTTTTTCATCCTTTGCAACGGACAACAGACAATTATCAACGGACATTACACAAAAAAGGTGATCTAAAATACCTATTGACAAGCTATGATAATTGCATCGAAAATATCAAACACAGCTAGTCAGGTCAAGCAGGGTTTTTTAAAAAAATATGTCCCAACTGCGATCTCTCATACAACTGTCCAAGTTGATTGCCTATGCCCTGGGGCGCAAGCCGGACGAGTTCGGTCTCGTTCCGGATGCGGACGGATTTATCAAAATCAAGGAACTTTTAAAAGTGATCCACGAAGAGGACGGCCTGAAATATGTACGCAGAGCCCACCTCGAAGAAATCCTGATCACCCAGCCAAACCCGCCGATTGAAATTAAAGGAAACTTGATTCGAGCAACATACAGAGACAAACTGCCGCAGTACACCCCGGCTCAAGACCTTCCCAAGCTCCTTTACACCTGTGTCAGAAGAAGAGCCTATCCGATTGTTCTCGAAAAGGGCCTTTTCCCGACCACCTATTACCGGGTCATTTTGTCTTCTGATCGCGACCTTGCCGAAAGGATGGGAAAGCGGATCGATCCGATGCCGGTCCTGCTGACCGTCCAAGCCGACAAGTCGGCGCAGGCAGGGACAATGTTTTACAGCGCCGGTGATACTCTCTTTCTGACCGAATCGATTCATAAAGATTGTTTCACAGGGCCGCCCCTGCCAAAACAAAAACCGGCTGCAATCAAACCGGAAACATCCCCGGAAACATCCAGGGGATACGAATTGCGCAAACTTGCCGGCAGTTATTTGATAGATCTTAACGCTAAAAAAGAGCACCCGACCGCCGCTGGTCGTAAAAAGAAAAGCAAAGACATTATGTGGGCAAAAGATACCAAAGGCGCGAAAAGACGGAAATTGAAAAAACAGCCCCCGCCATGGAGGCAATAACCCGGCCGGGTAAACCCTATCGTTGCATTAAAAATATGCCAAAAATATATTATATTTAAACATTACTATATATTACGCATATCATAGAGAAGATTTTGGAATAAACCAATAAATTCTTTATGAAAAATCGGGGATAATAACTGGACG containing:
- a CDS encoding FAD-dependent oxidoreductase, which produces MVNSEDRRQLAGAGSEHVISQIKNTFENMPYDIDLYMFTSAANDDVFTQANRQVVRAFRELTSRIAFREFDLEHDLARKWNVNSSPTLMISPERYSIRWLGAPMGEEGRTFMETLLLVGLGKSHLGGQALKVIKKINTPRNIKVFVSPTCPYCPQQAVNAVKAAIELPELISLEIIDIQCKPEIAQQYSAHSVPQTFANDILIGMGAQSEEVFAASLEKMEPQTVFIPESDAELVETDVVIVGGGPAGLTAGIYAVRSGMKAAVIERGVLGGQVATTPVVENYPGFTQVGGKTLVDIMVSHALEYVQIFQGEEVRDIHPGDPITVLTSRRKFQTKSVLLATGASHKHIGVPGESRLAGRGVSYCSTCDGPLFKGKKVVMVGGGNSAVTEALHLYHMGVDVTLIHWRESLRAQEVLVKNLMQNDIPVLWNTEVREIRGEERVRQILVYNNQTGEESTVDIDGVFVAIGYMPEVKLAQKIGVKLTAEGYIKRDARHRTSIPGIYSAGDVEGGYKQIVTAAGQGAEAALAIFEDLINPYWLKEKK
- the hemL gene encoding glutamate-1-semialdehyde 2,1-aminomutase, with translation MNTENSQKLFGRAVKIIPGGVNSPVRACRSVGTEPLFIKRADGCRVYDEDGNSFIDYIGSWGPMILGHSHPAVTAAISDALKRGTSFGAPTELEITLAEMVIDAVPSIEMVRMVNSGTEATMSAIRLARGVTGRDTIIKFDGCYHGHADTLLVAAGSGVATLSIPGSPGVPQSFVMHTLSLPYNDSERVRKVMDEQGQKIAGIIVEPVAGNMGLVPPADGFLETLRQVSDRYGSILIFDEVMTGFRLALGGAQSVYGIFPDVTCLGKIIGGGLPVGAYGGRREIMEHMAPQGPVYQAGTLSGNPLAMAAGIATLRQLQAPGFYDALDEKAQRLAVGLEKAVKDAGINAVVDRAGSMLGLFFTDIEVKNFADAKTSDLEMFSAYYKGMLREGVYLAPSQFEAFFVSAAHGLDHIDATVRAAEKVLKGLKK
- a CDS encoding RNA 2'-phosphotransferase, yielding MSQLRSLIQLSKLIAYALGRKPDEFGLVPDADGFIKIKELLKVIHEEDGLKYVRRAHLEEILITQPNPPIEIKGNLIRATYRDKLPQYTPAQDLPKLLYTCVRRRAYPIVLEKGLFPTTYYRVILSSDRDLAERMGKRIDPMPVLLTVQADKSAQAGTMFYSAGDTLFLTESIHKDCFTGPPLPKQKPAAIKPETSPETSRGYELRKLAGSYLIDLNAKKEHPTAAGRKKKSKDIMWAKDTKGAKRRKLKKQPPPWRQ